Part of the Propionimicrobium sp. PCR01-08-3 genome, CGGCCTCCCCTGGTAGCCGCAGCAAGACACCGCTACTGATCGGCGGCGCGGTCATCGTCGTGGCCCTGCTCATCGTCGCATGGTTCATTTTCGGCAATAACGGCCCCGGCGGCGGGTTCGGCGGCAATGTTCCCGAAGACACGAACTCGGCGGCACCGACCGTGAGCGGCTGGGACGAGACCTCCAAGCCGACACCTCCACCGACCGACAATGCCAGCACTATCGCCTGCCCCGTGACACTCAACGACGATGACACCAGCCAAGGCAGCGACGGCCGGATCCACGGCGGCGGAATCTCGGTGGAGAAGATTTCCGGCTGGTCGAACAGCGGAATGTACTTGCAGTGGGTGTCAGACCTGCACAGCCAGATGGATACGGTGCGGCCCGGATGGATGAGCAATATCGCGGTGGGCCAGCTCAACTACGAGGACGGCTTCGACAGCCCCGAGATCGCCGCCCGGCAATCCATGGAATGCTATGCGTCGTCCGGCTACTACGAGAACTTCACCGAACGCGTCGACCTGAAGAACGAGGCCACCACCGTTGACGGCCACGACGCCTGGTGGATGCAGTCCGAAGTACGCATCTCTTCGCCGGACATGCCCGAGATCGAGGGCGATGTCGTCGACATCATCGTGATCGATCTTGGTGATCCCGCCC contains:
- a CDS encoding DUF2510 domain-containing protein produces the protein MSMPGWYPDPAGSQGRFRYWNGSAWSNETTANPADPAPGNGGGSRDPASPGSRSKTPLLIGGAVIVVALLIVAWFIFGNNGPGGGFGGNVPEDTNSAAPTVSGWDETSKPTPPPTDNASTIACPVTLNDDDTSQGSDGRIHGGGISVEKISGWSNSGMYLQWVSDLHSQMDTVRPGWMSNIAVGQLNYEDGFDSPEIAARQSMECYASSGYYENFTERVDLKNEATTVDGHDAWWMQSEVRISSPDMPEIEGDVVDIIVIDLGDPARMGIYFTSVTIGDDVRQQLVDASTASLRVE